From Cecembia calidifontis, one genomic window encodes:
- a CDS encoding succinylglutamate desuccinylase/aspartoacylase family protein, protein MKELVINGVRIRPGQSINIDIAIARLPTHTLIDLPVYIKRAKEDGPVVLISGGVHGDEINGIVAVRKMLDEEVIHPVKGTIIFIPLVNIYGFLSNSRTFPDGRDLNRSFPGSKKGSLASQIAYILMNDVIPMVDYGLDFHTGGRMLSNYPQIRVDYKDKKGLELAKAFGANFIINSPHIDKSFRKEAFKKRKHILVYEGGESMRLDDYAVEEAVLGTRRMLAYLGMIDQEFEQKHGILIEESSWVRAKVSGIFSSSVRLGDEIKKGQILAKISDPYGQVKIPVKAIHNGHVIGLNNNPVVNAGDALVHVGRVSS, encoded by the coding sequence ATGAAGGAATTGGTAATTAATGGGGTGAGAATACGTCCCGGACAGTCCATCAATATTGATATTGCCATTGCTAGGCTGCCTACGCATACTTTGATTGATTTACCTGTCTATATCAAAAGGGCAAAGGAAGATGGTCCTGTTGTCTTGATCTCAGGTGGTGTTCATGGTGACGAAATCAATGGGATAGTGGCTGTAAGGAAGATGCTGGATGAGGAAGTAATCCACCCTGTCAAAGGTACCATCATATTTATTCCTTTGGTCAATATTTATGGTTTTTTGAGCAATTCGAGGACGTTTCCTGATGGAAGAGACTTGAACAGGAGTTTTCCGGGAAGTAAAAAAGGATCATTGGCTTCCCAGATTGCCTATATCCTGATGAATGATGTGATTCCTATGGTGGATTATGGTCTTGATTTCCATACCGGAGGAAGAATGCTTTCCAACTATCCACAAATCAGGGTTGACTATAAGGACAAAAAGGGGCTTGAGCTTGCCAAAGCTTTTGGCGCCAATTTTATCATCAATTCCCCTCATATTGATAAATCATTTAGGAAGGAAGCCTTCAAGAAAAGGAAACATATCCTGGTATATGAGGGTGGGGAATCCATGCGTTTGGATGATTATGCGGTGGAAGAGGCGGTATTAGGAACCAGAAGGATGTTGGCTTATTTGGGAATGATAGACCAGGAGTTTGAGCAAAAACACGGTATTTTAATCGAAGAAAGTTCTTGGGTTAGGGCAAAAGTTTCCGGGATTTTTTCCTCTTCCGTTAGGTTAGGGGATGAAATAAAAAAGGGACAGATACTGGCAAAAATTTCAGATCCCTATGGGCAGGTAAAAATCCCGGTGAAAGCCATACACAATGGTCACGTCATCGGACTGAACAACAATCCGGTGGTCAATGCAGGAGATGCATTGGTCCACGTAGGTAGGGTATCTTCATAA
- the hppD gene encoding 4-hydroxyphenylpyruvate dioxygenase — MEQDFLPINGTDYVELYVGNAKQSALYYQYAFGYELVAYAGPETGVRDRASYVLKQDKIRLVLTTPLHENHPIAEHIKKHGDGVKVLALWVDDAEKSWKETTSRGAVSYEEPKTLTDEYGEVKVASIRTYGETIHTFVERKNYSGVFLPGFKERKSEYKSTPIGLKYIDHCVGNVGWGEMNKWVEFYEKVMGFNLLITFDDKDISTEYSALMSKVVSNGNGYIKFPINEPAEGKKKSQIEEYLDFYNGPGVQHMAIATDDIIHTVSELRKRGVEFLEVPAVYYDDLFERVGKIDEDLQPLKDLNILVDRDEEGYLLQIFTKPVQDRPTLFYEIIQRKGARSFGKGNFKALFEAIEREQELRGNL, encoded by the coding sequence ATGGAACAGGATTTTCTTCCCATCAATGGGACAGACTATGTAGAACTGTATGTTGGTAATGCCAAACAGTCCGCACTGTACTACCAATATGCCTTCGGATACGAATTGGTCGCTTATGCTGGCCCTGAAACAGGGGTAAGGGATAGGGCTTCCTATGTATTAAAGCAGGATAAAATCAGGTTGGTCCTTACCACTCCCCTTCATGAAAACCACCCAATTGCTGAACATATCAAAAAACATGGTGATGGGGTCAAGGTTTTAGCGCTTTGGGTAGATGATGCAGAAAAATCCTGGAAAGAAACAACATCAAGAGGGGCCGTTTCTTACGAAGAACCTAAAACCTTGACGGATGAATACGGTGAAGTGAAAGTAGCATCCATCAGAACTTACGGAGAGACCATACATACCTTTGTGGAAAGGAAAAATTATTCAGGGGTATTCCTTCCGGGCTTCAAAGAAAGAAAAAGTGAATACAAGTCCACTCCTATCGGATTGAAATATATCGACCATTGTGTAGGAAACGTTGGTTGGGGAGAAATGAACAAATGGGTAGAATTCTATGAAAAAGTCATGGGTTTTAACCTTTTGATCACCTTTGATGACAAAGACATTTCCACAGAATATTCCGCATTGATGTCCAAGGTGGTTTCCAATGGCAACGGGTATATCAAATTCCCGATCAATGAACCGGCTGAGGGAAAGAAAAAATCCCAGATCGAAGAATACCTTGATTTTTACAATGGTCCGGGTGTCCAGCATATGGCCATTGCCACAGATGATATCATCCATACCGTTTCGGAATTGAGAAAAAGAGGCGTTGAATTCCTGGAAGTACCGGCTGTCTATTATGATGACCTGTTTGAAAGAGTAGGAAAAATAGATGAGGACCTTCAGCCCCTCAAAGACCTGAATATCTTGGTGGACAGAGATGAAGAAGGGTATCTGCTGCAGATTTTCACCAAGCCTGTTCAAGACCGACCTACCCTATTCTATGAAATCATCCAAAGAAAAGGTGCCAGGTCCTTCGGTAAAGGCAACTTCAAAGCACTGTTTGAAGCCATAGAAAGAGAACAGGAACTGAGAGGTAATTTATAA
- a CDS encoding phospho-sugar mutase — translation MTTVDPTIIAKAQSWLNSNIDSKSKKEIQALLDAPDKTELIDSFYRDLEFGTGGLRGVMGVGSNRMNVYTVAMATQGLANYLLECFPNQEIKVAITHDCRINNTLFADTTANVFTANGIKVKYFRELRPTPMLSFAIRYFGCQSGVMVTASHNPKEYNGYKAYWNDGGQVVAPHDKNIIAEVQKITSLDDVKWDKNDSLIEYIESDFDQIYLNEVKKLSLSPLEISLQKDMPIVFSPIHGASGKMVPAALKAFGFENIHVVKEQAEPDGNFPTVIYPNPEEAEALTMALDLGKKVKAELVLACDPDGDRYAACVPDGKGGFELLNGNQTGALLTYYLLNKWREHGKLTGNEFMVNTIVTTELIDEICKGFGVTCYSVLTGFKNIAEVIRNLEGKKQFIGGGEESYGYLVGDFVRDKDGVSACAMVAEITAYYRTKGMSIQDVLAEIYMQFGFYKESLISVTKKGKDGAEQIQKLMADFRTNRPKEMNGLKVVKIVDVKESKVYDIANGTESELKMDKSNVIQFYLEDGSKISARPSGTEPKIKYYFSVHETLPNREAYDAVSASLDKKLEGLKKYFQ, via the coding sequence ATGACAACAGTAGATCCAACCATTATAGCCAAAGCACAGAGTTGGCTGAACAGCAACATTGATTCAAAAAGCAAAAAAGAAATACAGGCATTATTGGATGCTCCTGACAAAACAGAACTGATTGATTCCTTTTACCGGGATTTGGAATTTGGAACAGGAGGTCTTAGGGGGGTGATGGGTGTTGGTTCCAATAGAATGAATGTCTATACGGTAGCCATGGCTACCCAGGGTTTAGCCAACTATCTTCTGGAATGCTTCCCTAATCAGGAAATTAAGGTAGCCATTACCCATGACTGTAGGATCAACAATACCCTTTTTGCGGACACTACGGCGAATGTCTTTACTGCCAATGGCATAAAAGTCAAATATTTCCGAGAATTACGACCCACTCCTATGCTTTCATTTGCCATCAGGTATTTTGGTTGTCAGAGTGGAGTAATGGTAACCGCTTCCCACAATCCCAAAGAGTACAATGGTTACAAAGCCTATTGGAACGACGGAGGCCAAGTGGTGGCCCCACATGATAAAAATATCATTGCTGAAGTGCAAAAAATAACTTCACTGGATGATGTCAAATGGGACAAGAATGACAGCCTAATTGAATACATCGAATCTGACTTTGATCAGATTTACCTGAATGAGGTCAAAAAACTCAGCCTTTCCCCGTTGGAAATCAGCCTGCAAAAAGACATGCCGATAGTCTTCTCCCCTATTCATGGCGCATCCGGCAAAATGGTGCCTGCTGCCTTGAAGGCTTTTGGATTTGAAAATATCCATGTGGTCAAGGAACAAGCTGAGCCGGATGGCAACTTCCCAACTGTCATTTACCCCAATCCAGAAGAAGCAGAAGCCCTGACGATGGCATTGGACCTGGGCAAAAAAGTCAAAGCAGAATTGGTGCTGGCATGCGATCCGGATGGTGACCGCTATGCTGCCTGTGTGCCAGATGGAAAAGGAGGCTTTGAACTGCTGAATGGAAACCAAACCGGAGCTTTATTGACCTATTATCTCCTCAACAAATGGAGAGAACATGGAAAGCTCACCGGTAATGAATTTATGGTCAATACCATAGTGACTACCGAATTGATCGACGAAATCTGTAAAGGATTTGGCGTAACCTGCTATTCTGTTTTGACAGGTTTCAAAAACATTGCAGAGGTAATCCGGAACCTCGAAGGCAAAAAGCAATTTATTGGTGGTGGTGAAGAGAGTTATGGTTATTTGGTAGGAGATTTTGTTAGGGACAAGGACGGGGTGTCCGCCTGTGCCATGGTAGCAGAGATCACTGCCTATTATAGAACCAAAGGCATGAGCATTCAAGATGTGCTGGCCGAGATCTATATGCAATTTGGATTTTACAAGGAATCTCTGATTTCTGTAACCAAAAAAGGGAAAGATGGCGCAGAACAGATCCAAAAGCTGATGGCTGATTTCAGGACCAACCGTCCTAAAGAAATGAATGGCCTCAAAGTGGTAAAAATCGTAGATGTGAAAGAAAGCAAAGTCTATGACATAGCTAACGGGACAGAGTCGGAATTAAAAATGGATAAATCCAATGTCATCCAGTTCTACCTGGAAGATGGCAGCAAGATATCCGCAAGGCCTTCCGGTACCGAACCAAAAATAAAATACTATTTCTCTGTCCATGAAACACTTCCCAACAGGGAAGCCTATGATGCGGTCTCTGCCTCTTTGGACAAGAAACTTGAAGGCTTGAAAAAATACTTCCAGTAG